A single region of the Streptomyces sp. ITFR-16 genome encodes:
- a CDS encoding LacI family DNA-binding transcriptional regulator has product MSPANVQSHQEKAPAGESSDGTATLAEIARAAGVSAPTVSKVLNGRADVAPGTRTKVEELLLLHGYRRRRGSTTQSQLIDLVFHELDSAWAMEVVRGVENVAREEGLSLVLSESAGRLTPGQTWVDGVLARRPVGVILVLSDLTAAQRAQLTSRSIPYAVVDPAGDPGDDVPSVGTTNWQGGLAATRHLTGLGHRRIGVISGPSRMMCSRARVDGYRAALETAGLPIDPDLVREGEFQHEAGYTAGLELLRLADRPTAVFAGNDLQALGVYEAARELGLRIPEDLSVVGFDDLPLTRWIGPPLTTVRQPLIEMAETAARLVLDLGRGRQPATTRVDLATNLVVRSSTAAPGH; this is encoded by the coding sequence ATGAGCCCCGCAAACGTCCAGTCACATCAGGAGAAGGCGCCGGCCGGCGAATCGTCGGACGGCACCGCCACCCTGGCGGAAATCGCCCGAGCGGCCGGAGTCTCCGCTCCGACAGTTTCGAAAGTGCTGAACGGGCGTGCCGATGTCGCCCCCGGCACGCGCACCAAGGTGGAGGAGCTGCTGCTGCTGCACGGCTACCGCCGCAGACGCGGCTCCACGACCCAGTCGCAACTGATCGACCTGGTCTTCCACGAGCTGGACAGCGCCTGGGCCATGGAGGTCGTGCGCGGGGTGGAGAACGTGGCGCGCGAGGAGGGCCTGAGCCTGGTGCTCTCGGAGAGCGCGGGGCGCCTCACCCCCGGGCAGACCTGGGTGGACGGGGTGCTGGCCCGCCGGCCGGTCGGCGTGATCCTGGTGCTGTCCGACCTCACCGCGGCCCAGCGCGCGCAGCTGACGAGCCGCAGCATTCCGTACGCGGTGGTGGACCCGGCCGGCGATCCGGGCGACGACGTCCCGTCGGTCGGCACGACGAACTGGCAGGGCGGGCTCGCCGCGACCCGCCATCTCACCGGACTCGGCCACCGCAGGATCGGGGTCATCAGCGGCCCCTCGCGCATGATGTGCAGCCGGGCCCGGGTGGACGGCTACCGCGCGGCCCTGGAGACCGCGGGTCTGCCGATCGATCCCGACCTGGTCCGCGAGGGCGAGTTCCAGCACGAGGCCGGGTACACCGCGGGCCTGGAGCTGCTGCGCCTGGCGGACCGCCCGACCGCCGTCTTCGCCGGGAACGACCTCCAGGCGCTCGGTGTGTACGAGGCCGCGCGTGAGCTGGGCCTGCGCATCCCCGAGGACCTCAGCGTCGTCGGCTTCGACGACCTGCCGCTCACCCGCTGGATCGGCCCGCCGCTGACCACGGTGCGCCAGCCGCTCATAGAGATGGCCGAGACGGCGGCCCGCCTGGTGCTGGACCTCGGCCGGGGCCGGCAGCCCGCGACCACGCGGGTCGACCTGGCGACCAACCTGGTGGTGCGCAGCAGCACGGCGGCGCCGGGGCACTGA
- a CDS encoding extracellular solute-binding protein, giving the protein MVMAGLLAGCGGDGGSDGGATLTAYVYGDDAVKVQQAAVKEFNKTSDVKVKLVSVPGTDYVNKLRSAMGSPSAPDIFFNWGGGSIKPYVDADQLVDLTSTVKSDTTLKEGFLPSVVEAGSLDGKIYGVPMRGMQPVMLFYNKTLFAENRIEPPRTWEDLQKAITTFKGKGITPFALGGSDKWPELMWLEYLLDRIGGPDVFRKIQNGDTSGWGDPAVLKTARTVKQLVDEGAFGKNFNSVDYGNGGAPTLLSKGKAAMHLMGSWEYSTQLGKAPDFARKDLGWTSFPTVAGGVGDPADVVGNPTNYWSVNARTKHKDEAIAFLKTMASKSYAQALVDNGDVPTTSNAAAMLSGSPNPKFAADQYDMVQKAPSFTLSWDQALESQYATPLLTEISKLFAGKSSPEQFVAAMKAVK; this is encoded by the coding sequence ATGGTCATGGCCGGTCTGCTCGCGGGCTGCGGCGGCGACGGCGGCAGTGACGGCGGCGCGACCCTCACCGCGTACGTCTACGGCGACGACGCCGTGAAGGTCCAGCAGGCCGCGGTCAAGGAGTTCAACAAGACCTCGGACGTGAAGGTCAAGCTCGTCTCCGTCCCCGGCACCGACTACGTCAACAAGCTCCGCAGCGCCATGGGTTCCCCGAGCGCCCCCGACATCTTCTTCAACTGGGGCGGCGGCTCCATCAAGCCGTACGTCGACGCGGACCAGCTGGTCGACCTCACCTCGACCGTCAAGAGCGACACCACGCTCAAGGAGGGCTTCCTCCCCTCCGTCGTCGAGGCCGGCAGCCTCGACGGGAAGATCTACGGCGTCCCGATGCGCGGCATGCAGCCCGTGATGCTCTTCTACAACAAGACCCTCTTCGCCGAGAACAGGATCGAGCCCCCCAGGACGTGGGAGGACCTCCAGAAGGCCATCACCACCTTCAAGGGCAAGGGCATCACCCCGTTCGCCCTCGGCGGCTCCGACAAGTGGCCCGAGCTGATGTGGCTGGAGTACCTCCTCGACCGGATCGGCGGCCCCGACGTCTTCCGGAAGATCCAGAACGGCGACACCTCCGGCTGGGGCGACCCGGCCGTGCTCAAGACGGCCCGGACCGTCAAGCAGCTCGTCGACGAAGGCGCCTTCGGCAAGAACTTCAACTCCGTCGACTACGGCAACGGCGGCGCCCCCACCCTGCTCAGCAAGGGCAAGGCGGCCATGCACCTGATGGGCTCGTGGGAGTACTCCACCCAGCTCGGCAAGGCACCGGACTTCGCCAGGAAGGACCTCGGCTGGACCAGCTTCCCGACCGTCGCCGGCGGCGTCGGCGACCCGGCGGACGTGGTGGGCAACCCGACCAACTACTGGTCGGTCAACGCCCGCACCAAGCACAAGGACGAGGCCATCGCCTTCCTGAAGACCATGGCCTCCAAGTCCTACGCCCAGGCATTGGTCGACAACGGCGACGTCCCGACCACGTCCAACGCGGCGGCCATGCTGAGCGGATCGCCCAACCCGAAGTTCGCCGCCGACCAGTACGACATGGTCCAGAAGGCCCCGAGCTTCACCCTCTCCTGGGACCAGGCGCTGGAGTCCCAGTACGCCACCCCGCTGCTCACCGAGATCAGCAAGCTGTTCGCCGGCAAGTCGTCGCCCGAGCAGTTCGTCGCCGCGATGAAGGCCGTCAAGTAA
- a CDS encoding sugar ABC transporter permease: protein MSHVSSYKKVRGGRKAAAGSVGRPPVVWALPGILFFAVFAIVPLGIAVYLSFCHWDGLNSPAPVGTDNWTRLFKDPEFRQAAWLSLLLTAVSWAFQTPVALLLGVWAAGRQRSRAVLSAVFFIPLLLSTTAIAMLFHALLDPNFGVIKEIGPWFGIDPNIMGSSTGALLTVAFVGGWQFMPFHTLIYQGGTRQIPQVLYQAAEIDGAGMLRQFFHITLPQLRNTVTTSSVLMIVGSLTYFDTVLIMTKGGPGTDTTVLPYLMYRTGFQTYDLGYAAAIATALVVVATALSLILVRFSGFGNMRSTREGM, encoded by the coding sequence ATGTCCCACGTCTCTTCGTACAAAAAGGTGCGTGGAGGAAGGAAGGCGGCCGCCGGCAGCGTCGGCCGCCCCCCGGTCGTCTGGGCCCTGCCCGGCATCCTCTTCTTCGCCGTCTTCGCGATCGTCCCGCTGGGGATCGCCGTCTACCTCTCCTTCTGCCACTGGGACGGGCTCAACTCCCCGGCCCCCGTCGGCACGGACAACTGGACCAGGCTGTTCAAGGACCCGGAGTTCCGTCAGGCCGCCTGGCTGAGCCTGCTCCTCACCGCGGTCAGCTGGGCCTTCCAGACCCCCGTGGCCCTGCTGCTCGGTGTCTGGGCGGCCGGCAGACAGCGCAGCCGCGCCGTGCTCTCGGCGGTCTTCTTCATCCCGCTGCTGCTCTCCACCACGGCCATCGCGATGCTCTTCCACGCCCTGCTCGACCCGAACTTCGGTGTGATCAAGGAGATCGGGCCCTGGTTCGGCATCGACCCGAACATCATGGGCTCGTCCACCGGCGCCCTGCTCACCGTGGCCTTCGTCGGCGGCTGGCAGTTCATGCCCTTCCACACCCTGATCTACCAGGGCGGCACCCGGCAGATCCCGCAGGTCCTGTACCAGGCCGCGGAGATCGACGGGGCCGGCATGCTCCGCCAGTTCTTCCACATCACGCTGCCGCAGCTGCGCAACACCGTCACGACCTCGTCGGTCCTGATGATCGTCGGCTCGCTGACGTACTTCGACACCGTGCTGATCATGACCAAGGGCGGTCCGGGCACGGACACCACCGTGCTGCCCTACCTGATGTACCGGACCGGTTTCCAGACCTACGACCTCGGCTACGCCGCGGCGATCGCGACGGCCCTGGTCGTCGTGGCCACCGCCCTGTCCCTGATCCTGGTCCGCTTCAGCGGCTTCGGGAACATGCGGTCCACCCGGGAAGGTATGTGA
- a CDS encoding carbohydrate ABC transporter permease has protein sequence MSLDTRPATRPAQPVTRGLPAALRRRRKWGNPLAGLGSLVWLLLVTVPLYTLVSSSLMHQDEALNGDPLAVPAHPTLDNYRTVLDSGFSSMLANTAIVAAATVAIVLLLAVPVAYVAVRTRSRLSSLAFRTFLLGVAIPAQAVIVPLYLLISKMGLYDSLPAIILPTAAFAMPVAVLILSGTMRDVSEEMYEAMALDGATPLRMLWQLAVPMSKAGISTVAIYTALQAWNGFLFPLILTQSEENRVLTLGLFNFMSQFGVNIPAVLAAIVLSVVPIFAVYLVARKALVNGLMGVGGK, from the coding sequence ATGTCTCTCGACACCCGCCCCGCCACGCGCCCCGCGCAGCCCGTGACCCGCGGCCTGCCGGCCGCCCTGCGGCGCCGCAGGAAGTGGGGCAACCCCCTGGCCGGCCTGGGCTCGCTGGTCTGGCTGCTCCTCGTGACCGTCCCGCTCTACACCCTGGTCTCCTCCTCGCTCATGCACCAGGACGAGGCGCTCAACGGCGATCCGCTGGCCGTGCCGGCCCACCCGACGCTCGACAACTACCGCACCGTGCTGGACAGCGGCTTCTCCTCGATGCTCGCCAACACCGCGATCGTCGCCGCGGCCACCGTCGCCATCGTGCTGCTGCTCGCGGTGCCCGTCGCCTATGTCGCGGTACGCACCCGCAGCAGGCTCTCCTCGCTGGCCTTCCGCACCTTCCTGCTCGGAGTGGCCATCCCCGCGCAGGCCGTGATCGTGCCGCTGTACCTGCTCATCAGCAAGATGGGCCTCTACGACAGCCTGCCGGCGATCATCCTGCCCACCGCCGCGTTCGCGATGCCGGTGGCGGTGCTGATCCTCAGCGGCACCATGCGCGACGTCTCCGAGGAGATGTACGAGGCGATGGCGCTCGACGGCGCGACCCCGCTGCGGATGCTGTGGCAGCTGGCGGTCCCGATGTCCAAGGCCGGCATCAGCACGGTGGCCATCTACACGGCCCTCCAGGCGTGGAACGGCTTCCTGTTCCCGCTGATCCTGACCCAGTCGGAGGAGAACCGGGTGCTGACCCTCGGCCTCTTCAACTTCATGTCCCAGTTCGGGGTGAACATCCCCGCCGTGCTGGCCGCGATCGTGCTCTCCGTCGTGCCGATCTTCGCCGTGTACCTCGTGGCCCGGAAGGCACTGGTCAACGGACTGATGGGGGTGGGCGGCAAGTAG
- a CDS encoding glycoside hydrolase family 3 N-terminal domain-containing protein has product MANPPVPHARSTEAATAVEGPWQDPALPPRERVADLVSRMTLEEKTAQLYGIWVGADADGDGVAPHQNDMVDPIDWDALIPLGLGQLTRPFGTAPVDPAVGAVSLARAQRAIAGAGRFGIPALAHEECLAGFTAWGATAYPVPLSWGAAWNPDLVTEMAHRIGSDMRSVGIHQGLAPVLDVVRDLRWGRVEETIGEDPYLVATIGTAYVRGLESAGIVATLKHFAGYAASAGARNLSPVRAGARELADVVLPPFEMALTEGGARSVMHSYTEIDGVPSAADPSLLTGLLRDTWGFEGTVVADYFAIGFLETLHKIAEDRADAARLALRAGVDVELPTVRSYGEELVAAVRHGTVPEELVDRALHRVLLQKCELGLLDPDWNPLPALLRGGGPEQVRDTIDLDPPRNRALARRLAEQAVVLLANPGDTLPLSGTGRIAVVGPRADDALAMLGCYSFPSHVGVLHPETATGIDIPTLLDSLRAEFPGAALDSVPGCEVDGTDTSQIAAAAGLARDADVCVAVLGDRAGLFGRGTSGEGCDADDLSLPGVQGELLDALLESGTPVVLVLLSGRPYALGRWADRTAAVVQAFFPGEEGGPALAGVLSGRVNPSGRLPVGVSRHPGGQPWTYLQPPLGLANGVTNLDPTPLYPFGHGLSYTSFAWEAGAPVPEEIPTDGSADIELTVRNTGDRAGAEVVQLYVHDPVAQITRPDSRLIGYARVALEAGQEARVRFRFHADLVSFTGIEGRRVVEPGALELRLAASSGAEDIRHTVRLRLTGPERTLDHRRRLVCDASIEHVTAAAPVGG; this is encoded by the coding sequence ATGGCAAACCCCCCTGTCCCGCATGCCCGCAGCACCGAAGCGGCCACCGCCGTCGAAGGCCCCTGGCAGGATCCCGCGCTGCCCCCGCGGGAGCGGGTGGCCGACCTCGTCTCCCGGATGACCCTTGAGGAGAAGACCGCCCAGCTGTACGGAATCTGGGTGGGCGCCGACGCCGACGGGGACGGGGTCGCCCCGCACCAGAACGACATGGTCGACCCCATCGACTGGGACGCGCTGATCCCGCTCGGCCTCGGCCAGCTCACCCGGCCCTTCGGCACCGCGCCGGTGGACCCCGCCGTGGGCGCGGTCTCGCTGGCCCGGGCCCAGCGGGCGATCGCCGGAGCCGGACGCTTCGGCATCCCGGCACTCGCCCACGAGGAGTGCCTCGCCGGATTCACCGCCTGGGGCGCGACCGCCTACCCGGTCCCGCTGTCCTGGGGCGCGGCCTGGAATCCGGACCTGGTCACCGAGATGGCCCACCGGATCGGCAGCGACATGCGGTCCGTCGGCATCCACCAGGGGCTGGCCCCCGTCCTGGACGTGGTCCGCGACCTGCGCTGGGGCCGCGTCGAGGAGACCATCGGAGAGGACCCCTACCTCGTCGCCACCATCGGCACCGCCTATGTGCGCGGACTGGAGTCCGCCGGCATCGTCGCCACCCTCAAGCACTTCGCCGGATACGCCGCCTCCGCCGGCGCCCGCAACCTCTCGCCCGTCCGGGCCGGGGCCAGGGAACTGGCCGACGTCGTTCTGCCGCCCTTCGAGATGGCGCTGACCGAGGGCGGCGCCCGCTCGGTCATGCACTCCTACACGGAGATCGACGGGGTGCCGTCGGCGGCCGACCCGTCCCTGCTGACCGGACTGCTCCGCGACACCTGGGGATTCGAGGGCACGGTCGTCGCCGACTACTTCGCGATCGGTTTCCTGGAGACGCTGCACAAGATCGCCGAGGACCGCGCCGACGCCGCCCGCCTGGCCCTGCGGGCCGGGGTGGACGTCGAACTGCCCACCGTCCGCAGCTACGGCGAGGAACTCGTCGCCGCCGTCCGCCACGGCACCGTGCCCGAGGAACTGGTCGACCGGGCGCTGCACCGCGTCCTGCTCCAGAAGTGCGAACTCGGGCTGCTCGACCCCGACTGGAACCCGCTGCCCGCACTCCTGCGAGGCGGCGGCCCCGAGCAGGTGCGCGACACCATCGACCTCGACCCGCCCCGGAACCGGGCACTCGCCCGGCGGCTGGCCGAGCAGGCCGTGGTGCTGCTGGCCAACCCCGGTGACACCCTGCCGCTGAGCGGTACGGGACGCATCGCCGTGGTCGGACCCCGCGCCGACGACGCGCTCGCCATGCTCGGCTGCTACTCCTTCCCCAGCCATGTCGGGGTCCTGCACCCCGAGACCGCCACGGGCATCGACATCCCGACCCTGCTCGACTCGCTGCGCGCCGAGTTCCCCGGCGCCGCCCTCGACAGCGTGCCCGGCTGCGAGGTGGACGGCACGGACACCTCTCAGATCGCCGCCGCCGCCGGCCTCGCCCGGGACGCGGACGTGTGCGTCGCCGTGCTCGGCGACCGGGCCGGACTCTTCGGGCGCGGCACCTCGGGCGAGGGCTGCGACGCCGACGACCTCTCGCTCCCCGGCGTCCAGGGCGAACTGCTCGACGCGCTGCTGGAGAGCGGGACCCCGGTGGTCCTGGTGCTGCTGTCGGGCCGCCCGTACGCGCTGGGCCGCTGGGCGGACCGCACGGCCGCCGTGGTGCAGGCGTTCTTCCCCGGCGAGGAGGGCGGCCCGGCCCTCGCCGGGGTGCTCTCCGGCCGGGTCAACCCCTCCGGCCGCCTGCCGGTCGGCGTCTCGCGGCACCCCGGCGGCCAGCCGTGGACGTACCTCCAGCCGCCGCTGGGACTCGCCAACGGGGTCACCAACCTGGACCCGACGCCGCTCTACCCCTTCGGTCACGGTCTCTCGTACACCTCCTTCGCCTGGGAGGCGGGGGCGCCGGTGCCCGAGGAGATCCCCACGGACGGCTCCGCCGACATCGAGCTGACGGTCCGCAACACCGGTGACCGGGCGGGCGCGGAGGTCGTTCAGCTCTATGTGCACGACCCGGTCGCCCAGATCACCCGCCCCGACAGCCGGCTCATCGGCTACGCGAGGGTTGCGCTGGAGGCCGGGCAGGAGGCGCGGGTGCGCTTCCGGTTCCACGCCGATCTGGTGTCCTTCACCGGCATCGAGGGCCGGCGCGTCGTCGAACCCGGTGCGCTGGAGCTGCGCCTCGCCGCGTCCAGCGGTGCCGAGGACATCCGGCACACCGTGCGGCTGAGGCTGACCGGCCCGGAGCGCACGCTCGACCACCGCCGCCGGCTGGTCTGCGACGCCTCCATCGAGCACGTCACGGCGGCCGCCCCGGTCGGCGGCTGA
- a CDS encoding endo-1,4-beta-xylanase, with product MRKPTKAVLTGAAVAALLVPCTVNAVANSGRGRPHQDTSATTLGALGKRAGLRIGTAVDTSALAEDASYRARAASEFTSVTPENVMKWDAVEGQRGRYDWSEADKLVDFARANGQLVRGHTLLWHNQLPGWLTTADLGADELRAVLRKHITDEARHFKGRIWQWDVVNEAFDDDGTLRDSIWLRKLGPGYIADAFRWAHEADPKAKLFINDYNIEGVNAKSTALLELVTRLREQHVPIDGVGIQGHLAVQYNAPHDIAANMKRFDDLGLETAITEADVRIPMPSDSTGQEAQAEGYDVLLRGCLLTRRCTDFTVWGFSDTYSWVPSTFEGEGAATSSTRTTGPSPPTGRSWTT from the coding sequence ATGCGCAAGCCAACGAAGGCCGTTCTGACCGGCGCCGCCGTCGCGGCCCTGCTCGTCCCCTGCACCGTCAACGCCGTCGCCAACTCCGGCCGCGGCAGGCCGCACCAGGACACCTCGGCGACCACCCTCGGCGCGCTGGGCAAGCGGGCCGGCCTGCGGATCGGCACGGCGGTCGACACCTCCGCGCTCGCCGAGGACGCGTCCTACCGGGCCAGGGCGGCGTCCGAATTCACCTCCGTCACCCCCGAGAACGTCATGAAGTGGGACGCCGTCGAGGGGCAGCGGGGCCGGTACGACTGGTCCGAGGCCGACAAGCTGGTCGACTTCGCCCGCGCCAACGGACAGTTGGTCCGCGGCCACACCCTGCTCTGGCACAACCAATTGCCCGGCTGGCTCACCACCGCCGACCTCGGAGCCGACGAACTGCGCGCCGTCCTGCGCAAGCACATCACCGACGAGGCCCGCCACTTCAAGGGCCGGATCTGGCAGTGGGACGTCGTCAACGAGGCGTTCGACGACGACGGCACCCTGCGCGACAGCATCTGGCTGCGGAAGCTCGGCCCCGGCTACATCGCGGACGCCTTCCGCTGGGCCCACGAGGCCGACCCCAAGGCCAAGCTGTTCATCAACGACTACAACATCGAGGGCGTCAACGCCAAGAGCACTGCCCTGCTGGAGCTGGTCACACGGCTGCGCGAGCAGCACGTACCCATCGACGGCGTCGGCATCCAGGGCCACCTCGCCGTCCAGTACAACGCCCCGCACGACATCGCCGCGAACATGAAGCGGTTCGACGACCTGGGCCTGGAGACCGCGATCACCGAGGCGGACGTCCGGATCCCGATGCCGTCCGACAGCACCGGGCAGGAGGCCCAGGCCGAGGGGTACGACGTGCTGCTGCGCGGCTGCCTGCTCACCCGGCGCTGCACCGACTTCACGGTGTGGGGCTTCTCCGACACGTACTCCTGGGTGCCGTCCACCTTCGAGGGCGAGGGCGCGGCAACCTCTTCGACGAGAACGACCGGCCCAAGCCCGCCTACCGGGCGCTCCTGGACGACCTGA
- a CDS encoding glycosyl hydrolase 115 family protein, with protein MGHGVPRYAGRRAVLGLGLGLTALTATPLGSLLGMSGEAAATGHGPSARPADPGSYISFTAGPGTFPLVRNGRAAPVVVSDRDWAGVVRVAGDLRDDIERVTGVRPALSHGAVPGGREITLIGTVGRSPLIDRLIADGKLDVSSIRGKWETSLQTVVDRPLPGVDRAFVIAGSDQRGTVFGTYDVSRGIGVSPWYWWDDVVPVHRDEIHVLPGRHTQGTPAVKYRGFFINDENPALGTWAPAHFGPGKAPGYEGGFNADFYARVFEVMLRLKANYLWPAVWGRAFAEDDPLNHATAKAYGIVMGTSHEAPMMRGIEEWNRHAVAAVRDEAGTVTTPGHDPYGGTGEWSFRRNAEAIKAYWADGIRRMKDEDFEGVVTLGMRGNGDVGLPDGDGIELMTEIIATQRQILAEVTGRDITTIPQVWTLYEEVQHYWDRGLRVPDDITVVLTDDNWANIRKLPDLKNDAREGGYGLYYHFDYVGVGRNYKWVDTTSLPNMWDQLHQCVAYGNHGLWVTNAGDLKGNELPTQFFLEYAWDPERWPLDRLPEWEERYARQNFGEQQATAVADILRTYARLQSRRKPELLNRRITLDPAKDPATDSSAVVHDDQAGPFSLVDYRELERVTEEWRRLGAEAESVGRRLPASAQDAWYELVGYEVLATANLYALREAEFTNLHYAAQGRAGTNDLAAAAEAGLAEDLALADRFHTVAGGKWRGFQTQPHIDYGDVERYGPNAPWQQPEIDNVALKDVLFPEVRRIELPARAEMGVAVDGSAAWWPHERGPAVLPVFSPYQSRPAQYIEVFNRGRAPFDYRVRTGVSWLTADRVRGRVARQDRITLRVDWDRAPRGVTEVPVTVTGPDGATVVVTAVVERPALSRAHLDGFVEANGYVSIEADHYSRAVGSHGISWQRIPDIGRTGAGMEPFPVTAPRRSPGGSGPRLEYRVSLFTTGPVTVHAYLSPRNNPLPTDGLTYAVSFDDAAPQRVNVTAVTGADDGTMNAQWARNTSDNVNVTSTVHRIRTAGVHVLKFWMVDPTVVLQNLVVDTGGLKPSYLGPPESLRLR; from the coding sequence ATGGGCCACGGCGTTCCGCGGTACGCCGGCCGCAGGGCGGTCCTCGGCCTCGGTCTGGGGCTCACCGCCCTCACCGCGACGCCCCTCGGCTCCCTTCTCGGGATGTCGGGCGAGGCGGCCGCGACCGGCCACGGCCCTTCGGCCCGGCCCGCGGACCCCGGCTCGTACATCTCGTTCACGGCGGGACCGGGCACCTTCCCGCTGGTCAGGAACGGGCGTGCGGCCCCGGTCGTGGTCAGCGACCGTGACTGGGCGGGCGTCGTGCGGGTGGCGGGCGACCTCCGCGACGACATCGAACGCGTCACCGGCGTCCGCCCCGCCCTCTCCCACGGGGCGGTGCCCGGGGGGCGCGAGATCACGCTCATCGGCACCGTGGGCCGCAGCCCGCTGATCGACCGGTTGATCGCCGACGGGAAGCTCGACGTCTCCTCGATCCGGGGCAAGTGGGAGACCAGCCTCCAGACCGTCGTGGACCGGCCGCTGCCGGGTGTGGACCGCGCGTTCGTGATCGCCGGCAGCGACCAGCGCGGCACCGTCTTCGGCACGTACGACGTCTCGCGGGGGATCGGCGTCTCGCCCTGGTACTGGTGGGACGACGTCGTCCCCGTGCACCGGGACGAGATCCACGTCCTGCCCGGCCGGCACACCCAGGGCACCCCCGCCGTGAAGTACCGGGGCTTCTTCATCAACGACGAGAACCCCGCGCTCGGCACCTGGGCGCCCGCCCACTTCGGCCCCGGCAAGGCCCCCGGCTACGAGGGCGGCTTCAACGCGGACTTCTACGCCAGGGTCTTCGAGGTCATGCTCCGCCTCAAGGCCAACTACCTGTGGCCGGCCGTCTGGGGCCGCGCCTTCGCCGAGGACGATCCGCTCAACCACGCCACCGCCAAGGCGTACGGCATCGTCATGGGCACCTCCCACGAGGCCCCCATGATGCGCGGCATCGAGGAGTGGAACCGGCACGCGGTCGCCGCCGTGCGCGACGAGGCCGGCACCGTCACCACCCCCGGCCACGACCCCTACGGCGGCACCGGTGAGTGGTCCTTCCGCCGCAACGCCGAGGCCATCAAGGCCTACTGGGCCGACGGCATCCGGCGGATGAAGGACGAGGACTTCGAGGGCGTCGTCACCCTCGGGATGCGCGGCAACGGCGACGTCGGCCTCCCCGACGGCGACGGCATCGAGCTGATGACCGAGATCATCGCCACCCAGCGGCAGATCCTGGCCGAGGTCACCGGCAGGGACATCACCACGATTCCGCAGGTCTGGACGCTCTACGAGGAGGTCCAGCACTACTGGGACCGGGGACTGCGCGTGCCCGACGACATCACGGTCGTCCTCACCGACGACAACTGGGCCAACATCCGCAAGCTGCCCGACCTGAAGAACGACGCCCGCGAGGGCGGCTACGGCCTCTATTACCACTTCGACTACGTCGGGGTCGGCCGCAACTACAAGTGGGTGGACACCACCTCGCTGCCCAACATGTGGGACCAGCTCCACCAGTGCGTCGCCTACGGCAACCACGGACTGTGGGTCACCAACGCGGGTGACCTCAAGGGCAACGAACTGCCCACCCAGTTCTTCCTGGAGTACGCCTGGGACCCGGAGCGCTGGCCCCTGGACCGGCTGCCGGAGTGGGAGGAGCGGTACGCACGGCAGAACTTCGGCGAGCAGCAGGCCACCGCCGTCGCGGACATCCTGCGCACCTACGCCCGGCTCCAGTCACGGCGCAAGCCCGAACTCCTCAACCGGAGGATCACCCTCGACCCGGCCAAGGACCCCGCCACGGACAGCTCGGCCGTCGTCCACGACGACCAGGCCGGCCCGTTCAGTCTCGTCGACTACCGCGAGCTGGAGCGGGTCACCGAGGAGTGGCGCCGGCTCGGAGCCGAGGCCGAGAGCGTCGGCCGCAGGCTGCCTGCCTCCGCCCAGGACGCCTGGTACGAACTGGTCGGCTACGAGGTGCTGGCCACCGCCAATCTCTACGCGCTGCGCGAGGCGGAGTTCACCAACCTGCACTACGCCGCACAGGGCCGGGCCGGCACCAACGACCTGGCCGCCGCCGCAGAGGCGGGGCTCGCCGAGGATCTGGCCCTGGCCGACCGCTTCCACACCGTCGCTGGCGGGAAGTGGCGGGGCTTCCAGACCCAGCCGCACATCGACTACGGAGATGTGGAGCGCTACGGCCCCAACGCGCCCTGGCAGCAGCCCGAGATCGACAACGTCGCGCTCAAGGACGTGCTCTTCCCCGAGGTCAGGCGCATCGAGCTGCCCGCCCGCGCGGAGATGGGCGTGGCCGTGGACGGCTCGGCCGCCTGGTGGCCGCACGAGCGCGGTCCGGCCGTGCTGCCGGTCTTCAGCCCCTACCAGAGCCGGCCCGCCCAGTACATCGAGGTGTTCAACCGGGGCCGCGCCCCGTTCGACTACCGGGTGCGGACCGGCGTCTCCTGGCTGACCGCCGACCGGGTCCGCGGCCGGGTCGCCCGGCAGGACCGGATCACCCTGCGCGTCGACTGGGACCGGGCGCCCCGGGGCGTCACCGAGGTGCCGGTCACGGTCACCGGGCCGGACGGCGCGACGGTGGTCGTCACGGCCGTCGTCGAGCGCCCGGCGCTCTCCCGCGCGCACCTGGACGGCTTCGTCGAGGCGAACGGATACGTCTCCATCGAGGCCGACCACTACAGCCGCGCCGTCGGGAGCCACGGGATCAGCTGGCAGCGCATCCCGGACATCGGACGCACCGGCGCCGGAATGGAGCCGTTCCCGGTCACCGCGCCCCGCCGGAGCCCGGGCGGCTCCGGTCCGCGACTGGAGTACCGGGTGAGCCTGTTCACCACCGGTCCGGTCACCGTCCACGCGTACCTCTCGCCCCGCAACAACCCGCTGCCGACCGACGGGCTGACGTACGCCGTCTCCTTCGACGACGCCGCGCCGCAGAGGGTGAACGTCACCGCCGTGACCGGGGCGGACGACGGGACCATGAACGCCCAGTGGGCCCGCAACACCTCCGACAACGTCAACGTCACCAGTACGGTGCACCGCATCCGCACCGCCGGCGTGCATGTGCTGAAATTCTGGATGGTCGACCCGACGGTGGTGCTGCAGAACCTGGTGGTCGACACCGGCGGCCTCAAGCCCAGCTATCTGGGCCCGCCGGAGAGCCTCCGGCTGCGCTGA